In Holophagales bacterium, one DNA window encodes the following:
- a CDS encoding ABATE domain-containing protein — MPGFPTNSPGPFELSGGALCLDFANTWSNRGNPTTDHLGSYGDLLAFSRQAGALDRPLLERLARVAETRSEEAVAALEEARGIRESLFRILSARAVSRPIEASDLSRLDSALRDAHLHLRLVEAAPAFVWSWEDSEVSLRAPLWPISRSAAALMTSTDLARVRECAGTSCTWLFLDRSRGRSRRWCSMESCGNRAKASRHYLRNRSGG; from the coding sequence ATCCCCGGCTTCCCAACGAATTCGCCTGGTCCTTTCGAGCTCTCCGGAGGGGCCCTGTGTCTCGATTTCGCCAACACCTGGAGCAACCGGGGGAATCCGACGACCGACCACCTGGGGAGCTATGGCGACCTTCTGGCCTTCTCCAGGCAGGCGGGAGCTCTCGATCGACCGCTGCTCGAACGACTCGCCCGGGTCGCCGAAACCCGATCCGAGGAGGCAGTTGCAGCACTGGAAGAGGCAAGGGGAATTCGCGAGAGCCTCTTCCGGATCCTCTCTGCACGCGCGGTCAGCCGGCCGATCGAGGCCAGCGACCTCTCCAGGCTCGACAGCGCCCTGCGGGACGCCCATCTCCATCTGCGACTCGTCGAGGCAGCGCCTGCATTCGTCTGGAGCTGGGAGGACAGCGAGGTGTCCCTGCGGGCACCGCTCTGGCCGATCTCCCGATCGGCCGCTGCGCTGATGACCTCGACGGACCTCGCGCGCGTCCGCGAGTGCGCCGGCACTTCGTGTACGTGGCTGTTCCTCGACCGGAGCCGCGGCCGGTCCCGCCGCTGGTGCTCGATGGAGAGCTGTGGGAACCGCGCCAAGGCGAGCCGTCACTACCTGCGCAACAGGTCAGGCGGGTAG
- a CDS encoding DinB family protein, whose amino-acid sequence MEEARNPECRYLADQLERSFRGGAWHGPALVEAIDALDGASSGQRPLGSAHTIAEVIGHVGFWIEGARRRLAGEKAAALDPAEDWPHPAGKTDEDWNGAVAALEAAHRGLVAAVSALDDERLDDAVAGSDPTVRGLLFGLLQHNAYHAGQIVLLRKALEEGRQP is encoded by the coding sequence ATGGAGGAAGCTCGGAACCCTGAATGCCGCTACCTGGCCGACCAGCTCGAGCGCTCCTTCCGGGGCGGCGCATGGCATGGGCCGGCGCTCGTCGAGGCCATCGACGCACTTGACGGGGCGAGCTCCGGCCAGCGTCCGCTCGGCTCGGCTCACACCATCGCCGAGGTGATCGGCCATGTTGGCTTCTGGATCGAAGGCGCCCGGCGACGCTTGGCTGGAGAGAAGGCCGCGGCCCTCGATCCGGCAGAGGACTGGCCGCATCCCGCGGGGAAGACCGACGAGGACTGGAACGGAGCGGTGGCTGCTCTCGAGGCGGCGCATCGGGGATTGGTGGCTGCCGTCTCGGCGCTCGACGACGAGCGGCTCGACGATGCCGTCGCCGGCAGCGATCCGACGGTCCGCGGGTTGCTCTTCGGGCTGTTGCAGCACAACGCCTATCACGCGGGGCAGATCGTCCTGCTGCGTAAGGCGCTCGAGGAAGGGAGACAACCGTGA
- a CDS encoding SpoIIE family protein phosphatase, which translates to MTAGAMRARDRLLARRTELAELAEHREEERLVELMRRVDSALGAIESGTWGICAVCRAPIAADRLAADPLVTVCLECLPEAGRRELERDLESAARVQRALLPETQVRHSGWEIAFLWEPLGAVSGDHVDILLPRHGEESLHLLLGDVAGKGVAASLLQSHLHALFRALGPNEMPLVELVGRANRLFSEATAAASYATLAALRLHPDGRAELANAGHPRPLFADARGVRPVEGAGLPLGLFGEATYSRRELRLSPGETLLFFTDGWIEAERAGEEYGIGRAAAALRRAADRPLPELLAACRSDVEQFLAGSRRGDDLTLVAVRRIG; encoded by the coding sequence GTGACCGCGGGTGCGATGCGTGCGCGGGACCGCTTGCTGGCCCGACGGACCGAGCTTGCCGAGTTGGCGGAACACCGCGAGGAGGAGCGCCTGGTGGAACTGATGCGCCGCGTCGATTCGGCGTTGGGCGCCATCGAGAGCGGAACCTGGGGGATCTGTGCGGTCTGCCGTGCGCCGATCGCGGCCGATCGACTGGCCGCCGATCCATTGGTGACCGTCTGCCTCGAGTGCCTGCCCGAAGCGGGCCGGCGGGAGCTCGAACGCGACCTCGAGAGCGCAGCGCGCGTCCAACGCGCCCTGTTGCCCGAAACCCAGGTGCGACACAGCGGCTGGGAGATCGCGTTCCTCTGGGAGCCGCTCGGAGCAGTTTCCGGGGACCATGTCGACATTCTCCTGCCGCGCCATGGAGAAGAGTCGCTGCATCTGCTGCTCGGTGACGTGGCCGGCAAGGGTGTGGCTGCCTCGCTGCTTCAATCGCACCTGCATGCGCTCTTCCGCGCTCTCGGTCCGAACGAGATGCCGCTCGTCGAGCTCGTCGGTCGCGCCAATCGGCTGTTCTCCGAGGCGACCGCGGCGGCCAGCTACGCGACGCTGGCGGCGCTTCGTCTGCATCCGGACGGGAGGGCCGAGCTCGCCAATGCGGGACATCCTCGGCCGCTCTTCGCCGATGCCCGGGGCGTGCGCCCGGTCGAAGGCGCAGGTCTCCCTCTCGGACTCTTCGGCGAGGCGACGTACTCGCGCCGCGAGCTCCGTCTTTCGCCCGGTGAGACGTTGCTCTTCTTCACCGACGGCTGGATCGAAGCGGAGCGCGCGGGAGAGGAGTACGGCATCGGCCGGGCAGCGGCGGCGCTTCGGCGTGCGGCGGATCGACCCCTGCCCGAGCTCCTTGCCGCTTGTCGGAGCGACGTCGAACAGTTCCTTGCCGGCTCGCGACGCGGCGACGATCTCACTCTGGTAGCGGTGCGACGGATCGGTTGA
- a CDS encoding SpoIIE family protein phosphatase: MSANVPPPPRPSSFDRLGHFVREFTDGLRTEDVQRLFKRDAAQAYAVLARDRAVGEEPRNGLKRWLHRAWVLFRGIAFKLSPPRRLLFVLALLFAFFALTAHRVQFGSPEEGIRVVADASPFWMLASVSFLVYLLAVELADRVLVRDELEVARSVQAELLPRGTVEIPGFRVAHGYRTANEVGGDYYDFLPVEGGRIAVVVGDASGHGMAAGLVMALASAAIRTAVELDPSPVAVARTVNHVLARTGGARSFMSLFVGLLDPASGALEYVDAGHPFPLLRRRTGELVELGRGGLPLGLRSTLPLAAEQAVLEDGDVLVFYSDGLPEGVGRDGQAFGFERLRELVALGGTVEAIHARILAAFDTRHGTEAPADDLTLVVMAREAESPSA, encoded by the coding sequence TTGTCCGCCAACGTCCCGCCGCCCCCCCGCCCCTCGTCGTTCGATCGACTGGGGCACTTCGTCCGCGAGTTCACCGACGGTCTGCGGACCGAGGACGTCCAGCGCCTGTTCAAGCGGGATGCGGCCCAGGCCTATGCGGTGCTGGCTCGCGACCGCGCCGTCGGGGAAGAGCCCCGGAACGGTCTGAAGCGCTGGCTGCACCGCGCCTGGGTCCTCTTTCGCGGCATCGCCTTCAAGCTCTCGCCGCCGCGGCGGCTGCTCTTCGTTCTCGCCCTGCTCTTCGCGTTCTTCGCCCTGACCGCGCATCGCGTGCAGTTCGGTTCGCCGGAGGAGGGGATCCGGGTCGTTGCGGACGCGTCGCCATTCTGGATGCTCGCCAGCGTCAGCTTTCTCGTCTACCTGCTCGCAGTCGAGCTCGCCGACCGCGTGCTGGTGCGCGACGAGCTCGAAGTCGCGCGGTCGGTGCAGGCGGAGTTGCTGCCGCGTGGAACGGTCGAGATCCCCGGCTTTCGCGTGGCGCACGGCTATCGCACCGCCAACGAGGTGGGCGGCGACTACTACGACTTCCTGCCGGTCGAGGGCGGCCGCATCGCGGTGGTCGTCGGCGACGCCAGCGGTCACGGCATGGCCGCCGGGCTGGTGATGGCGCTGGCGAGCGCGGCGATCCGGACGGCGGTCGAGCTCGACCCGAGCCCGGTGGCGGTCGCCCGCACGGTCAATCACGTGCTGGCGCGGACCGGGGGGGCGCGTTCGTTCATGAGCCTCTTCGTCGGCCTGCTCGACCCGGCGAGCGGCGCGCTCGAGTACGTCGACGCCGGCCACCCGTTCCCGCTGTTGCGCCGCCGCACCGGAGAGCTCGTCGAGCTGGGCCGCGGCGGCCTGCCGCTCGGCCTGCGTTCGACCCTGCCGCTGGCCGCCGAGCAGGCCGTTCTCGAAGACGGCGACGTGCTGGTGTTCTACAGCGACGGTCTGCCGGAAGGGGTGGGACGGGACGGTCAGGCCTTCGGCTTCGAGCGGCTGCGCGAGCTCGTCGCGCTCGGCGGCACGGTCGAGGCGATCCACGCGCGGATTCTCGCCGCCTTCGACACGCGCCACGGCACGGAGGCTCCGGCCGACGACCTGACGCTGGTGGTCATGGCGCGCGAAGCGGAGAGCCCCTCGGCCTGA
- the corA gene encoding magnesium/cobalt transporter CorA: MRIVLSHPPAPESVSVEELRALLADPERVLWVDLTGPETEHLELMEKVFGFHPLAIEDTRNQRQRPKVDEYEGHLFLILNPVVRDGAETTFRELDVFIGPNYVVTVHPEQESVVAEVELRLQRHSNGRPLTPGFLLYALVDTVVDGYFPVLDTIDEELSALEDELLASPREAILERLLALKRSLIEVRRVVGPQRDMFNVLTRRDLGLIDPELMRFHFRDVYDHLLRITDTVDTFRDLLTSMVDLYMSAISNRLNVVVNRLTRVTVVIGAFAVITGFYGMNFNHTWPRLDSPWGTGFTLALMGAVAFGLHRFFLRER, encoded by the coding sequence ATGCGCATCGTCCTCTCGCACCCCCCGGCTCCGGAGAGCGTCTCCGTCGAAGAGCTGCGCGCCCTGCTCGCCGACCCCGAGCGCGTCCTCTGGGTCGATCTCACCGGACCCGAGACCGAGCATCTCGAGTTGATGGAGAAGGTCTTCGGCTTCCATCCGCTGGCGATCGAGGACACCCGCAACCAGCGCCAGCGCCCCAAGGTCGACGAGTACGAAGGGCATCTGTTCCTCATCCTCAACCCGGTGGTCCGCGATGGCGCGGAGACGACCTTCCGCGAGCTCGACGTCTTCATCGGCCCCAACTACGTGGTCACCGTCCACCCGGAGCAGGAGTCGGTGGTCGCCGAAGTCGAGCTCCGGCTGCAGCGCCACTCGAACGGACGACCGCTCACCCCGGGGTTCCTGCTCTACGCCCTGGTCGACACGGTCGTCGACGGCTACTTTCCGGTCCTCGACACGATCGACGAGGAGCTCTCGGCGCTCGAAGACGAGCTGTTGGCGTCTCCGCGCGAGGCGATCCTCGAACGTCTCCTCGCTCTCAAGCGCTCGCTCATCGAAGTGCGACGCGTCGTCGGCCCGCAGCGCGACATGTTCAACGTCTTGACGCGCCGCGACCTCGGGCTGATCGACCCGGAGTTGATGCGGTTCCACTTCCGCGACGTCTACGACCACCTGCTGCGGATCACCGACACGGTCGACACCTTCCGCGATCTGCTGACCAGCATGGTGGACCTCTACATGTCGGCGATCTCGAACCGGCTGAACGTCGTGGTGAACCGGCTCACCCGGGTCACCGTGGTGATCGGCGCCTTCGCGGTGATCACCGGTTTCTACGGGATGAACTTCAACCACACCTGGCCGCGGCTCGACAGCCCCTGGGGGACGGGGTTCACCCTCGCGTTGATGGGCGCCGTCGCCTTCGGCCTGCACCGCTTCTTCTTGCGCGAGCGCTGA
- a CDS encoding glucose-6-phosphate isomerase, which translates to MSQPFAAASAAALAALDRDRVLSRLWDRDHTVWREDPTEIANRLGWLDLPQTMRDHLPELDEVARETRDENVQDVVLCGMGGSSLGAEVLRAVAGRGPGFPRLFVVDSTVPDWVRRVRSMIDPARSLFLISSKSGGTAEVSSLFRYFWAETFAAVGPREAGQRFLAITDPGSSLATLAGERGFRHLFLNPPDVGGRFSVLSLFGLVPAALLGLDLRQLLARAGAMAVACGPELAAEKNPGAALGVAMAAGAQTGRPFLTLLADARLAPFGLWAEQLVAESLGKEGVGVVPICGEPLRDADSYPDDRVFVRLRLAGERELELDRLAAALANDGRPVIEIALPAPEALGAEFFRWEYATAVAGHLLGVHPFDQPNVEETKRETRKLLDTFRTAGALPGVTAPDDLRAMLLASPAPTYVALLVYTDETDSDTALLQEIRWRIGRELGVPTTLGFGPRYLHSTGQMHKGGPDGGLFVQIVGLGDDLEIPGEPFGFATLARAQADGDLLALQGQGRRCVRLELGDDVAYRLAAIHQSLD; encoded by the coding sequence ATGTCCCAGCCGTTTGCCGCCGCCTCTGCCGCCGCGCTCGCTGCACTCGATCGCGACCGCGTCCTTTCGCGCCTCTGGGACCGCGACCACACCGTCTGGAGAGAGGATCCGACCGAGATCGCCAACCGCCTCGGCTGGCTCGATCTGCCGCAGACGATGCGCGACCACCTGCCCGAGCTCGACGAGGTGGCGCGGGAGACACGCGACGAGAACGTCCAGGACGTCGTGCTCTGCGGCATGGGCGGATCGAGCCTCGGCGCCGAGGTCCTGCGCGCCGTGGCCGGACGTGGCCCGGGATTCCCCCGTCTCTTCGTCGTCGACAGCACGGTGCCCGACTGGGTCCGTCGCGTCCGCAGCATGATCGACCCGGCACGATCGCTCTTCCTGATCTCCAGCAAGTCCGGCGGCACGGCGGAGGTCTCGTCGCTGTTTCGCTACTTCTGGGCCGAGACGTTCGCGGCGGTAGGGCCGCGCGAGGCCGGCCAGCGCTTCCTCGCCATCACCGACCCCGGCTCGTCGCTCGCCACGCTGGCGGGTGAACGGGGTTTCCGCCACCTCTTTCTCAACCCACCCGACGTCGGCGGGCGGTTCAGCGTCCTCTCCCTGTTCGGTCTGGTTCCCGCCGCACTGCTCGGACTCGACCTGCGACAGCTGCTCGCCCGGGCGGGAGCGATGGCCGTCGCCTGCGGTCCGGAGCTTGCCGCCGAGAAGAACCCGGGAGCCGCGCTGGGAGTCGCGATGGCCGCCGGAGCCCAGACCGGCAGGCCGTTCCTCACGCTCCTCGCCGACGCCCGGCTCGCGCCGTTCGGCCTCTGGGCCGAGCAGCTGGTCGCCGAGAGCCTGGGCAAGGAGGGGGTGGGCGTCGTCCCGATCTGCGGCGAACCGCTGCGCGATGCCGACAGCTATCCCGACGACCGCGTCTTCGTGCGCCTCCGCCTCGCCGGGGAACGCGAGCTCGAGCTCGACCGCCTCGCCGCGGCGCTCGCCAACGACGGCCGGCCGGTGATCGAGATCGCTCTGCCCGCGCCCGAAGCGCTCGGCGCCGAGTTCTTCCGTTGGGAGTACGCGACGGCGGTCGCCGGACACCTGCTCGGCGTCCATCCGTTCGATCAGCCGAACGTCGAGGAGACCAAACGCGAGACGCGGAAGCTCCTCGACACCTTCCGCACCGCCGGCGCACTGCCGGGAGTCACCGCCCCCGACGACCTGCGGGCGATGCTGCTCGCCTCGCCGGCCCCGACCTACGTTGCCCTGCTCGTCTACACCGACGAAACCGACAGCGACACCGCGCTCCTCCAGGAGATCCGCTGGCGGATCGGCCGCGAGCTCGGCGTGCCGACGACTCTCGGCTTCGGTCCGCGCTACCTCCATTCGACCGGACAGATGCACAAGGGCGGGCCGGACGGAGGCCTCTTCGTGCAGATCGTCGGGCTGGGAGACGACCTCGAGATCCCCGGCGAGCCGTTCGGCTTCGCCACTCTGGCGCGCGCTCAGGCCGACGGCGACCTGCTGGCGCTCCAGGGGCAAGGCCGGCGTTGCGTGCGGCTCGAGCTCGGCGACGACGTCGCCTACCGGCTGGCGGCGATCCACCAGTCGCTCGACTGA